TCCAACTCTACCACCGCATCCTTAAAACTCTTTTCTCCCATGACCAAACCGGACGGAATCGCGCCCCCCACTGGTGCTCCTAAGGACCACCTTTCCCTCCCTTCCTGGGGCACCTGGGAGGAGCTTCTCCTTGCCTTCGCCGTCAACCGCCACGGCACCGCCTCCGCCGCTTGGGACTCTATTGCCTCTGAACTCCGCAAACGCACCTCTGACCCTAACCTCTCCCTCACCCCACACAACTGTCGCTTGAAGTATCTTGACCTAAAACGCCGCTTCGTCGCTCCCAATGATGATTTCGACGACGATGAGCCTCGCGACGATAAATCCAACGTTGAGGAGTCCGTGCCCTTGCTGGAGGAGCTCAGGAAATTGAGAGTCGCGGAACTCCGTCGCGAAGTCCAACGTTACGATCTCAACATCGAGTACTCTTTTAcgatgtgtatatatttaattgttggAGATctgaacgttgaaaatttgtTGGAATGGggatcatttttctttttctttttccctttttcaaaatttcccGTTTTCTGATTTAGTGTTTGTATAGGTCGCTGGAGTTAAAGATGAAGAGAATGGAAGAAGAGCGAGAAAAAAGCCTGAGGAGAGAGAAACACGAGTCGGATCTAGAGAAGATGAGTGAAGAGAAGAGATATATTGAACCGGAGTCTGAACCGGCGACGGCCAGAGAACCGGCCGCCGGCGAAGAATTGGCAAAGGATCAATTATCGGTGAATGAATCAAACTCCACAGATCCCGGGGCGGAGAAGTTGATAACTGGCGAGAAAGAATCAGAACCGGCTCAAACGGGAGGCGGAGAGCTAAGGGAGGATCGAACCGGTCAGACGAGCGAAGAGCCGGCTGAGCTGAAGTCCGAACCGGATCAGAAGTCGGTCCGGGAGGACTCCTGCAACGGGAGTTCCAATAGCATAGAGGAGTCGGAACGGAAGGCAAAAGCCGAGCCTGTTAGTGACTCGGCAGATTTAGTTGAATCGGAGGCCGAGTCAGATGGCGCGGGAGCGGAGGCGACGAAGGAAAACTCGGATGTGCAGAGTACAGCTAGTAGATCGCGGAAGGAGGAGGGAAGTGATAAGGGACGGCGCGGGAGTACGAATGGCGATGAGCGTGAACACGAGGATCAATCTCGTGCCGTAAAAGAATTGTCTGCCGAATCGCAGCCGTTGGTTGACTTTCTGCAGGGCATCCGGGCTCATAAGCTCGGCTCCACGTTCCAGCGGCGGCTCCGGAGCCAGgtgaatattatatttattaatttctgtatatgcaaaatttgtattttggttTATTAGCTAAGCgttaatagtaataataattccaTGGTTTAATGATTGTGCCCTAAACTAAAATAGAcgtgttttgattttttattgtagcTTTTTAAGGGCagagatttattttttccgcTGATGATTGACCAGTCAACTATAGTACTctgcattaattaattaattttatcagcgatttattcatttcattgatgaaaaataaaaaacgtCTTTACtcaattatgataaatactAGACTGCTGCTGTTTTCTTGGTCCATTAGAAATTTTGTAAGTACAGTTTAAGAAAGATGGCCATTCATATTACAAACTGAATTTAGTGCATTAAACTTCTTCattctaataatataataatagcTGTCAGGTTGTGTTTTGCCGTCAGACAGCTTGGTAAGAAGCAACTTTTGGGCAGCCAAACAATGTGTGCGCCTTAAATGGTGACACTTTTTGGGCTGCCTAACACTGTGTTTTACGATGATCAGTTAATATGGCTGTATTTCTATCGGCAGAAATGTTAAACCTATGAGTCACTAGAATTTGACTTGCgattcaaaatttactaatgGCCCAAGGCTTATTGTATGAGACCGTGGATGGGACTAAGTTGGTGTGCATCCGTTTCTGAAGATGTTTTTTCCCCTTCCATCTTATGCTACTTGATACTGTAGATTATGATCATCAAATAAGTGTGATATCTACTAATCTTTGGCCTATGACATGATGGCTCTTTTACAGGAATCCTCGAAATATCACAAGTTGATCCTCCAGCACATAGATCTTGAGACAGTTGAAACAAGGTTGAAAGAAGGATGGTATTCAGGCTCCAAGAGCAAGTTTTTTCGCGATCTTTTGTTGCTTGTCAACAATGCTCTTGTCTTCTTTAGCAAAAACTCCCCCGAGGCCAATGCTGCTGCTGAGATTCGACGGCTCATTTCGAAAGAGTTCTCGCAGATATATGCCAAGTCAGATTCTTCATCTGGCAAACAAGTTTCTCTACAGTCCCTGTCATTGCCCAAGAAAGAAGATCTTGAGTCTTCACATTCTTTGATGCTAAAGCCTCGAATATCAGGCTCCTTGATAGTCTGTCGTAAACGCAGTTCGATTGCAGCAAAGGCATCGGCATCGTCTTCAGGAGCTGATAAGAAGAAAGAGCAAACTTCATTGCTTGCGGAGGAGAAGGAGGCCAAACTGCAGCGTTCCCAGCCGTCTGAGGAGCCTAAAATCACGAAGAAGAGGACGAGGGATAGATTTTCCTCAGCTTCGGCCAactcaaagaaaaacaagaatcaaaccaacagcagcagcaataAAAACTCGGTGGTCGAATCAGGGAAACAACCGGTAAAGGGAGGATCATCGTCACAGCAAGCAGAGCCCAAGGGCGAGAACAAGAAGAACCAGCCAATATCAGACTCGAAGAAAAGAGGGGCAGCTAACTTCTTGAATAGAATGAAGCAAGGCTCATCCTCAAACAACGGTGTCTTGCTCGATGCATTGAAGAACACACCGTTGACTAGTGAAAGCACAACCAGCAAAGGAGGATctgaatcaaagaaaaacgAAAACGCAAAACGTGGCGAGAAGAAAGAACAGGTTACTCGGAGAAGTTCGGAAATGAGGCAGGCgaaggagaaagagaaagagaaagagaaggagaaggagaaggagaaggagaaggagaaggggAGTCCAGCAAAGAGGAACGTTGGGAGACCGCCAAAGAGAGGGGCTGCGCCGCCTCCTACACTTGGGAAGCGGGGTAAGGAAAGAGCGGAAACGGAGGCTGCAGCTTCAAAACAGCCAAAGAAAAGATCAAGGAAGTTATAGCAATGGTGAAAGAAAAAGGGGTAGACACATTTGTACTTAGTGTATGGATTCATGTTCCTTCTTTATagatttgcttttgtttttcactttGAGTTAAAGCTggttttaacataaaaattgaaaatatccTTTCCAACTTCTTCAAAACTAACATCTctttattaaaactaaaacaaaagctatattattatttaatcaaacaaaaatcattatCACCACTTATTCATACACAACAAAATtatgggttaattatatttggaatctctttaaaaatgtaaaattatatatatttttttaaaaaaattttgaaattatgtttacacccttccaaaaatttttttgtttataactaACCCCCTTTAGTTAGAGattgtatgaaaaatattgatgttcgaaaaaaatcacatttaatttttcaattttgtctttcatttaatatctccttgtatatttttttacttataaagaaataaatgtataaatatataaagtgaggttaacatcattatatttttttgcgtttataagtacaaaattattacatgagtaaaattaaaaatttatttaatttttttttcctatgccatcattttctttcaaaaccCTAACAAAAGGGAATTATGGACGAAAATAGTGTATTTTTTAAggttgtataattttaaaattctagtggaaaaagtataatttcacatgTAATTAACgctaaaaaattacatataaaattagggataattgcaCTCATCTCTCcgaaaatttagtataattacacgtaaaccctctataatttgagaaattacaattttatggaattctaagaaaatttgagaaattacatctaccaCCCGTGAgttttgctttcgtctaacaaataagtcccccgttgtcaaaattcattgaatttgctaatactaataaaaaaaaaaactgaatgaaaatttatatttaccattgattgatttattactgtcattgatttattgcaggtcaaataatgtttttcggattaaactacccttataatattgaagatatacctcctcacatgcattaatttgtgaagacgtatgaggataattttgtcataaaaagatttatttgacgtgcagtaagtcagtaataagtcaatcgatggtaaatatagattctttttgttaatataaacaaatttggtgaattttttgactaacagacggacttattttttagatggaaacaaacttaaagAATACTTGATGTAATTTAATGACA
This Sesamum indicum cultivar Zhongzhi No. 13 linkage group LG5, S_indicum_v1.0, whole genome shotgun sequence DNA region includes the following protein-coding sequences:
- the LOC105162499 gene encoding DNA ligase 1 isoform X1 — encoded protein: MTKPDGIAPPTGAPKDHLSLPSWGTWEELLLAFAVNRHGTASAAWDSIASELRKRTSDPNLSLTPHNCRLKYLDLKRRFVAPNDDFDDDEPRDDKSNVEESVPLLEELRKLRVAELRREVQRYDLNIESLELKMKRMEEEREKSLRREKHESDLEKMSEEKRYIEPESEPATAREPAAGEELAKDQLSVNESNSTDPGAEKLITGEKESEPAQTGGGELREDRTGQTSEEPAELKSEPDQKSVREDSCNGSSNSIEESERKAKAEPVSDSADLVESEAESDGAGAEATKENSDVQSTASRSRKEEGSDKGRRGSTNGDEREHEDQSRAVKELSAESQPLVDFLQGIRAHKLGSTFQRRLRSQESSKYHKLILQHIDLETVETRLKEGWYSGSKSKFFRDLLLLVNNALVFFSKNSPEANAAAEIRRLISKEFSQIYAKSDSSSGKQVSLQSLSLPKKEDLESSHSLMLKPRISGSLIVCRKRSSIAAKASASSSGADKKKEQTSLLAEEKEAKLQRSQPSEEPKITKKRTRDRFSSASANSKKNKNQTNSSSNKNSVVESGKQPVKGGSSSQQAEPKGENKKNQPISDSKKRGAANFLNRMKQGSSSNNGVLLDALKNTPLTSESTTSKGGSESKKNENAKRGEKKEQVTRRSSEMRQAKEKEKEKEKEKEKEKEKEKGSPAKRNVGRPPKRGAAPPPTLGKRGKERAETEAAASKQPKKRSRKL
- the LOC105162499 gene encoding DNA ligase 1 isoform X2 is translated as MKRMEEEREKSLRREKHESDLEKMSEEKRYIEPESEPATAREPAAGEELAKDQLSVNESNSTDPGAEKLITGEKESEPAQTGGGELREDRTGQTSEEPAELKSEPDQKSVREDSCNGSSNSIEESERKAKAEPVSDSADLVESEAESDGAGAEATKENSDVQSTASRSRKEEGSDKGRRGSTNGDEREHEDQSRAVKELSAESQPLVDFLQGIRAHKLGSTFQRRLRSQESSKYHKLILQHIDLETVETRLKEGWYSGSKSKFFRDLLLLVNNALVFFSKNSPEANAAAEIRRLISKEFSQIYAKSDSSSGKQVSLQSLSLPKKEDLESSHSLMLKPRISGSLIVCRKRSSIAAKASASSSGADKKKEQTSLLAEEKEAKLQRSQPSEEPKITKKRTRDRFSSASANSKKNKNQTNSSSNKNSVVESGKQPVKGGSSSQQAEPKGENKKNQPISDSKKRGAANFLNRMKQGSSSNNGVLLDALKNTPLTSESTTSKGGSESKKNENAKRGEKKEQVTRRSSEMRQAKEKEKEKEKEKEKEKEKEKGSPAKRNVGRPPKRGAAPPPTLGKRGKERAETEAAASKQPKKRSRKL